The Coffea arabica cultivar ET-39 chromosome 1e, Coffea Arabica ET-39 HiFi, whole genome shotgun sequence genome has a window encoding:
- the LOC113719247 gene encoding gibberellin 2-beta-dioxygenase 2: MTFASQYSCRMMRRKKTRALGIPRIDLSLLPLDRSKLSKFIVEACEEFGFFTVANHGIPNHIIARMEGEGVEFFAKPASEKQRAGPPTPFGYGCKNIGFNGDKGELEYILMEANPASVRQRSNTVSDHPKQFSCAVNEYIEAVRKLACEILELAAEGLWVPDKSVFSKVIQDVNSDSCFRINHYPPSTTTTTTTSTSPFSNSKSPNSPPPRVGFGEHSDPQILTILRSNDVPGLQICCTPAKDDDDDDDDEDEGLWISVPPDPSQFCVFVGDAFQALTNGRFRSVRHRVLANSAKPRMSTIFFGAPPLNACISPLPHLVSRHSPILYRPFTWGEFKKAVYSTRLADHRLDLFKCH; encoded by the exons ATGACATTTGCTTCTCAATATTCTTGCAGGATGATGAGGAGGAAAAAGACTCGAGCACTCGGAATTCCCAGGATTGATCTGTCGCTGCTGCCTCTGGACAGGTCTAAGCTGTCCAAATTCATAGTCGAGGCTTGTGAAGAGTTTGGCTTCTTCACCGTCGCCAACCACGGGATTCCCAATCATATAATCGCAAGGATGGAAGGGGAAGGCGTCGAGTTTTTTGCTAAGCCCGCGTCGGAGAAGCAGAGAGCCGGACCTCCTACCCCGTTCGGTTACGGTTGCAAGAATATTGGATTCAACGGGGACAAGGGTGAACTCGAGTATATTCTCATGGAGGCCAATCCTGCTTCCGTCCGCCAAAGATCCAACACCGTTTCCGATCACCCTAAACAGTTCAG CTGTGCAGTGAATGAATACATAGAAGCAGTGAGGAAGCTGGCATGTGAGATCCTGGAATTAGCGGCGGAAGGGCTGTGGGTCCCCGACAAGTCCGTATTCAGTAAAGTCATCCAAGATGTCAACAGCGACTCCTGCTTCCGGATCAATCACTATCCTCCAAGTacaaccaccaccaccaccaccagtaCTAGTCCCTTCTCAAACTCAAAGTCTCCCAATTCTCCTCCTCCTCGCGTTGGATTCGGAGAGCACTCTGACCCCCAGATTTTGACTATCTTGAGATCTAACGACGTTCCAGGCCTCCAGATTTGCTGCACCCCTGCTAAGGATGACGATGATGACGATGATGATGAGGACGAAGGCCTCTGGATTTCGGTTCCCCCTGACCCCTCCCAGTTCTGCGTTTTCGTAGGCGATGCTTTCCAG GCCCTGACCAATGGAAGGTTTAGGAGCGTCAGGCATCGGGTTCTGGCAAACTCGGCTAAACCCAGAATGTCCACCATCTTTTTCGGTGCCCCGCCCCTGAATGCCTGCATTTCTCCTCTTCCCCACCTCGTTTCCCGCCATAGCCCCATCCTGTATAGGCCTTTCACGTGGGGAGAATTCAAGAAAGCTGTGTATTCCACCCGTTTGGCGGATCACCGGCTTGATCTATTCAAGTGCCATTAA